A single window of Mycolicibacterium aurum DNA harbors:
- a CDS encoding SDR family NAD(P)-dependent oxidoreductase produces the protein MTAAPASPDRRAIITEALRKIDDLTARLATAEKAETEPIAVVGIGCRLPGGVDSADDFWTLLQDGASGVIRVPADRWDADEFYSPDHTVPGTICNREGGFLTSWQPDEFDAEFFSIAPREAAAMDPQQRLLMEVTWEALEHAGINPRTLRGSATGVFIGMTANDYYHSIVGKLAPEDIDPYIPFGNAPNFAAGRLSYFLGVRGPAVVSDTACSSSLVSIHLACQSLRRGESDHALAAGVNLILSPDNNIACSRWGMLAPDGRCKTFDADADGYVRSEGCGVVVLKRLTDALRDGDRVLAVVRGSAVNQDGASSGQTVPNGPAQQELMRTALQTSRLAPSDIDYIEAHGTGTSLGDPIELDALSAVYGDRKDSAPLVLGSVKTNLGHLESAAGVTGFIKTVLSVHRGAIPKQLHFTKLTPQAGEGAKKFRIASEPLDWPAVDRPRRAAVSSFGVSGTNAHILIEQAPEVEPVAAQPEPPVSTLVVTGKSPARIASLAGRLADWLQTPEGEAVRLAEVADTLSHRRAQHARFATVVAADRDQAVAGLRALAQGYPAPGVVGPNDPAIGSGTVFLYSGQGSQWAGMGRRLLADEPAFAAAVDELEPDFVAQVGFSLRDVLTSGETVVGIDRIQPVLVGVQLALTALWRAYGVTPDAVIGHSMGEVTAAVVGGALSPADGLKVIATRSRLMKRLSGQGAMALLELDAAAAEELIAGYDGLTVAVYASAHQTVIAGPPDQVDAAIAVVDAQDKLARRVDVDVASHHPIVDPILADLRAELADLTPMTPTTPVIVTTDERPTDGSCVFDADHWVANLRNPVRFARAVESAAANAAVFVEVSPHPLLSYAIKDTLTGPHRNIPTLARDANDTVTFHTNLNATHTARPPKTAQGGARVQLPSTPWHHARHWIHTQSPNTLAPKATADPEGEYHEWFHQLRWPVRDLPQGGADGSWLVITDDSGATLAELLGPGSRTMPLSALDAGGDADGLSSVLDSVDHVVYAPSVAAGRFDAAESYASFHQLRRLVVALAASSSATSTAPRLFVVTRNAQPIADGDRANPAHAVLWGLGRTLALEHPEFWGGLVDVDEALPAELLAHFLRAEAASVGTAGTDRDDQAVYRAGERRVPRLEPHPLPAVSLTRLESGTSHLVIGATGNVGPYLIRQLADMGASTVVAVSRRGGSQLAELAGELAAGGTTLVEVAADAADETSMAAVFDRFGKDLPPLDGVYLASLAGGEALLTDMTDDDVTPMFRAKIDAASVLHTLSLRTPVRRFVLFSSITGLLGSRAVAHYTAANAFADAFAHARRALGLPATVIDWGLWKSWSDAQPQMKAAGLEPMPNEVAIRMLPALLSPDAAVQTVVAGADWARLADAYRMRAAVKVLDHLVNAPGESVDLDAVAAPAWGTVLGEPVAGTSHNHLWQARVLPGERSYPVAHRVRGVEVVPVSVLLQTLSGAAALIDSGAAVGDVRFEYPIVADAPKVVHVVADATALTVWSSSSPDTPEQRWTRHASAQLIAAPSAQVPSGDQTAGGQAFDGAAIAEMQRAWGVEGQPFAWTVSGCTTTPAGARADIELPDSSESAAAALVDAAVYVARLADADNAQLLLPAGAESLTVAAAPGSRGTIEVYRRDGTTGSLVVDVLVTGADGTTWVDIRGLTYAPVESAPAPVVDENGSASVEFIDWSSMTRAQTVGELRTRLRAILARELGMPDAAVDFDAAFPELGLDSMMAMNLLRDAKQLVRVDLSATMLWNHPSIAQMADFVADLLAPAQQAQDTEPEEPEEDSDSFSVLDDLFDSIESSSVESANAGSEGAI, from the coding sequence ATGACTGCTGCGCCTGCTTCGCCTGATCGCCGGGCGATCATCACCGAAGCCCTGCGCAAGATCGACGATCTGACCGCACGCCTCGCGACAGCGGAGAAGGCCGAGACCGAGCCGATCGCCGTCGTCGGCATCGGCTGCCGGCTGCCCGGCGGCGTCGACAGTGCCGACGACTTCTGGACCCTGCTGCAGGACGGCGCCAGCGGGGTCATCAGAGTGCCCGCCGACCGGTGGGACGCCGACGAGTTCTACTCGCCCGACCACACCGTGCCCGGAACGATCTGCAACCGCGAGGGCGGCTTCCTCACGTCCTGGCAGCCCGACGAGTTCGACGCCGAGTTCTTCTCGATCGCCCCGCGTGAGGCCGCCGCGATGGACCCCCAGCAACGTCTGCTGATGGAGGTCACGTGGGAGGCGCTCGAGCACGCCGGTATCAATCCCCGCACGCTGCGCGGTTCGGCCACCGGCGTCTTCATCGGGATGACGGCCAACGACTACTACCACTCGATCGTCGGCAAGCTGGCACCCGAGGACATCGACCCGTACATCCCGTTCGGCAACGCCCCGAACTTCGCCGCCGGCCGGCTGTCCTACTTCCTCGGGGTGCGCGGACCGGCCGTGGTCAGCGACACCGCGTGCTCGTCGTCGCTGGTGTCGATCCATCTGGCCTGTCAGAGCCTGCGCCGCGGCGAGAGCGACCACGCGCTGGCGGCCGGGGTGAACCTGATCCTGTCACCGGACAACAACATCGCGTGCTCGCGGTGGGGCATGCTCGCCCCGGACGGCCGGTGCAAGACGTTCGACGCCGACGCCGACGGCTATGTGCGCAGCGAGGGCTGCGGTGTCGTGGTGCTCAAGCGCCTCACCGACGCGCTGCGCGACGGTGACCGCGTGCTGGCGGTGGTGCGCGGCTCCGCGGTCAACCAGGACGGCGCGAGCAGCGGCCAGACCGTGCCCAACGGCCCCGCCCAGCAGGAGCTGATGCGCACGGCGCTGCAGACCTCGCGGTTGGCCCCGTCGGACATCGACTACATCGAGGCGCACGGCACGGGCACCTCGCTGGGCGACCCGATCGAACTCGACGCGCTGTCGGCGGTCTACGGCGACCGCAAGGATTCGGCGCCGCTGGTACTGGGCTCGGTGAAGACCAACCTCGGGCACCTGGAGTCGGCGGCTGGCGTCACCGGCTTCATCAAGACCGTGCTGAGCGTGCACCGCGGCGCGATCCCCAAGCAGCTGCACTTCACGAAGCTGACGCCGCAGGCCGGCGAGGGCGCCAAGAAGTTCCGGATCGCCTCGGAGCCGCTGGACTGGCCTGCCGTGGACCGGCCCCGCCGTGCGGCCGTGTCGTCGTTCGGGGTCAGCGGAACCAATGCGCACATCCTCATCGAGCAGGCTCCGGAGGTCGAACCGGTTGCGGCGCAACCGGAACCGCCGGTGAGCACGCTGGTGGTCACCGGCAAGTCACCGGCCCGCATCGCCTCGCTGGCCGGGCGTCTCGCCGACTGGCTGCAGACACCCGAGGGTGAGGCGGTGAGGCTCGCGGAGGTGGCGGACACGCTGAGCCACCGCCGCGCCCAGCACGCCAGGTTCGCCACCGTGGTCGCCGCCGACCGCGACCAGGCGGTCGCCGGCCTGCGGGCGCTCGCGCAGGGGTATCCCGCGCCGGGCGTCGTGGGGCCCAACGATCCGGCCATCGGGTCGGGCACGGTGTTCCTCTATTCGGGGCAGGGTTCGCAGTGGGCCGGAATGGGCCGACGGCTGCTGGCCGACGAGCCCGCCTTCGCCGCCGCCGTCGACGAGCTCGAGCCGGACTTCGTCGCGCAGGTCGGATTCTCGCTGCGCGACGTGCTGACCTCCGGGGAGACCGTGGTCGGCATCGACCGGATCCAACCGGTCCTGGTGGGTGTGCAACTCGCGTTGACCGCGCTGTGGCGTGCCTACGGCGTCACGCCCGACGCCGTGATCGGGCACTCGATGGGAGAGGTGACCGCCGCGGTCGTCGGTGGGGCACTGAGCCCGGCCGACGGGCTGAAGGTGATCGCCACCCGCTCGCGGCTGATGAAACGCCTCTCCGGTCAGGGCGCGATGGCGCTGCTGGAACTCGACGCCGCCGCCGCCGAGGAGCTGATCGCCGGATACGACGGCCTCACCGTCGCGGTCTACGCCTCGGCGCACCAGACCGTGATCGCCGGCCCGCCGGACCAGGTCGACGCCGCGATCGCCGTGGTGGACGCCCAGGACAAGCTGGCCCGCCGGGTGGACGTCGACGTGGCGTCGCACCACCCGATCGTCGACCCCATCCTGGCCGACCTACGCGCCGAGCTGGCCGACCTCACGCCGATGACGCCGACGACGCCCGTCATCGTCACCACCGACGAGCGGCCCACCGACGGCTCCTGCGTCTTCGACGCCGACCACTGGGTCGCGAACCTGCGCAACCCGGTGCGCTTCGCGCGCGCCGTCGAGTCCGCCGCGGCCAACGCCGCCGTCTTCGTCGAGGTCAGCCCGCACCCGCTGCTGTCGTACGCGATCAAGGACACCCTGACCGGTCCGCACCGCAACATCCCCACGCTGGCCCGCGACGCCAACGACACGGTCACGTTCCACACCAACCTCAACGCCACCCACACCGCACGCCCGCCGAAGACCGCGCAGGGCGGCGCCCGGGTGCAGCTGCCGTCCACGCCGTGGCACCACGCCCGTCACTGGATCCACACCCAGTCGCCGAATACGCTGGCGCCCAAGGCAACCGCCGATCCTGAGGGCGAGTACCACGAGTGGTTCCATCAGCTGCGCTGGCCGGTCCGCGACCTTCCGCAGGGCGGCGCCGACGGCTCGTGGCTGGTGATCACCGACGACTCCGGCGCCACCCTGGCCGAACTGCTCGGGCCGGGCTCACGCACGATGCCGCTGTCGGCACTCGATGCCGGCGGTGACGCCGACGGGCTCAGCTCCGTGCTCGACAGCGTCGACCACGTGGTCTACGCGCCGTCGGTCGCCGCGGGACGCTTCGACGCCGCCGAGAGCTACGCGTCGTTCCATCAGCTGCGCCGCCTCGTCGTCGCGCTGGCCGCGTCCTCGTCGGCCACGTCCACCGCGCCCCGGCTCTTCGTCGTCACCCGCAACGCGCAGCCGATCGCCGACGGCGACCGGGCCAACCCGGCGCACGCCGTGCTGTGGGGGCTGGGTCGCACGCTCGCGCTGGAGCATCCGGAGTTCTGGGGCGGCCTCGTCGACGTCGACGAGGCGCTGCCCGCGGAACTGCTGGCGCACTTCCTGCGCGCCGAAGCGGCATCGGTCGGGACGGCCGGCACCGACCGCGACGACCAGGCGGTGTACCGCGCCGGTGAACGCCGGGTGCCGCGACTGGAGCCGCACCCCCTGCCCGCGGTCTCGCTGACCCGCCTGGAGAGCGGCACCAGTCACCTGGTCATCGGCGCGACGGGCAACGTCGGCCCGTACCTGATCCGTCAGCTCGCCGACATGGGCGCCTCGACGGTGGTCGCGGTGTCCCGCCGCGGCGGCTCGCAGCTGGCCGAATTGGCCGGTGAACTGGCGGCCGGCGGAACCACGCTGGTCGAGGTTGCCGCGGACGCCGCCGACGAGACGTCGATGGCGGCGGTGTTCGACCGGTTCGGCAAGGACCTTCCCCCGCTGGACGGCGTCTACCTGGCGTCGCTGGCCGGCGGTGAAGCGCTGCTGACCGACATGACCGACGACGACGTGACCCCGATGTTCCGCGCGAAGATCGATGCGGCGTCGGTGCTGCACACGTTGTCGTTGCGGACGCCGGTGCGCCGGTTCGTGCTGTTCTCCTCGATCACCGGCCTGCTCGGCTCCCGCGCAGTCGCGCACTACACCGCCGCCAACGCCTTCGCCGACGCGTTCGCCCATGCCCGCCGCGCGCTGGGCCTGCCTGCCACCGTCATCGACTGGGGCCTGTGGAAGTCCTGGTCGGACGCGCAGCCGCAGATGAAGGCCGCCGGGCTGGAACCGATGCCCAACGAGGTGGCGATCCGCATGCTGCCCGCACTGCTGAGCCCCGACGCCGCCGTGCAGACGGTGGTGGCGGGCGCCGACTGGGCGCGGCTGGCCGACGCCTACCGGATGCGCGCGGCGGTCAAGGTGCTCGATCACCTGGTCAACGCACCGGGGGAGAGCGTCGACCTCGACGCGGTGGCCGCCCCCGCCTGGGGCACCGTGCTCGGTGAGCCGGTCGCCGGGACGTCGCACAACCATCTGTGGCAGGCCCGGGTGCTGCCCGGCGAGCGTTCCTACCCCGTGGCGCACCGCGTGCGCGGTGTCGAGGTGGTTCCGGTTTCGGTTCTGCTGCAGACGCTTTCGGGTGCCGCGGCACTGATCGACAGCGGGGCCGCGGTCGGTGACGTCCGGTTCGAGTATCCGATCGTGGCCGACGCGCCCAAGGTCGTGCACGTCGTCGCCGACGCCACCGCGCTCACGGTGTGGTCGAGTTCGTCCCCCGACACCCCGGAGCAGCGCTGGACCCGGCACGCGAGCGCCCAGCTGATCGCGGCGCCCTCGGCCCAGGTGCCCAGCGGCGACCAGACCGCCGGCGGACAGGCGTTCGACGGGGCGGCCATCGCCGAGATGCAGCGCGCGTGGGGCGTGGAAGGCCAGCCGTTCGCGTGGACGGTCAGCGGGTGCACCACCACCCCGGCCGGCGCCCGCGCCGACATCGAGCTGCCGGACTCCTCGGAGTCGGCCGCCGCCGCCCTCGTCGACGCCGCGGTGTACGTGGCCCGGCTGGCCGACGCCGACAACGCCCAGTTGCTGTTGCCTGCGGGCGCCGAGAGTCTCACGGTGGCAGCGGCGCCGGGCAGCCGCGGCACCATCGAGGTGTACCGGCGCGACGGCACCACCGGTTCGCTGGTGGTCGACGTCCTGGTCACCGGTGCCGACGGCACGACGTGGGTCGACATCCGGGGGCTGACCTACGCGCCCGTGGAATCGGCGCCGGCGCCGGTGGTCGACGAGAACGGTTCGGCCTCGGTGGAGTTCATCGACTGGTCGTCGATGACGCGGGCCCAGACCGTCGGGGAGTTGCGGAC
- a CDS encoding type I polyketide synthase, with product MTSAFDEAAVRRWLVDYLVTNNGCSLEHIERGASMHDLGVGSRDAVVLTGVLSEYLGRTVSPVDFWQYPTVDALAKFLTGGEVEPAGSADEHERSATLDEPIAVIGLGLRLPGGPDLDGNIEGPDAYWDFLTEGRSSVREVPEDRWSWFDDGTPEGAAALAGTTKWGSFLRDIDAFDAEFFEIIPREATRMDPQQRLLLEVTHEALEHAGIPADALAESRTGVFAGASAGDYAQLGSTDLSGVDAWYGTGGSISIIANRVSYFFDLRGPSVTIDTACSSSLVAIHLATQSLRTGDSDLALAAGVNLLLSPAGTRSLDQAEAMSPTGQCHAFDADADGFVRGEGCGVAVLKRLSDAQRDGDRVLAVIRGSAVNQDGRSNGLMAPNPSAQMAVLRAAYAAAGVNPRDVDYVEAHGTGTLLGDPIEARALGTVLGKGRAVDAPLLLGAVKSNLGHLEAAAGIAGFAKAVLALQHSRIPGNRGYQTPNPHIPFEKLRLRVVDQHTDWAPAGRPRRAGISSFGFGGTNAHVVIEQAPVPVPSDDEVPGPVTTLVVSGKTPERVAAQAAALADWMSGADVSQASLPQVAHTLNHHRTQHSRFATVAARDTAQAIAGLRALADGQSAPGVVAPASSVPQPGTVFVYPGQGSQWPGMARQLLADEPAFAQALAEIEPVFVEQVGFSLHDIIAGGEPVTGDAQVQPVLMGLQLALTELWRSHGVHPDAVIGHSMGEVTAAVVAGALTLADGLKVIAKRSSIMSRLAGQGAVALLAVDADETAALIEGHPSVEIAGYLSPRQTVIAGLPGEVDAVIATVTSLNTFARRVNMVVASHTALMDPVLDDLAAALADVDPSIPTLPFLSTVTDPGVSPVLDADYWVANVRRPVRFSQAVAAAAADHGTFIEISPHSTLGQSITDTLAAPAGEPVHHVIGTLARDGDDTVTFHANLNATHTARPPHTPHLGEPHVALPTTPWRRSRHWVDVRPRRAGVVRSGALPTDSAVPAEWFCELTWPAKPLAGQLDPAVDEVDNWLVVGDDELAAEMARLLGEDAVTAGGADDVGSATHVVYAPSAGDELGYDVFETGRALVAAAAARDLPPTLYLLTRNAQPVAEGDRANASQAVLWGLGRTLALEHPEIWGAVIDVDESVPAVVAARWVLAEAHAGDGEDQLVYRAGTRRVARLVHALPPAPTGPEGLDPDGAHLVIGATGNIGPGLIEQLAAMGAKTVVAVSRNPGTRLDDLTARLAATGTTVVTAAADAGDEASLRAVFDRFGADLPPLTGIYLAAMSGGPVTLADMTHDDVVAMFRPKMDAAVLLHKLSLGHPVAQFVLFSSISGVLGSRWLAHYAATTTFLDTFAFARRAAGLPACAINWGLWKSLADVQTGFEKQATEESGLEPMDDAVAITALRSFVGPQAPARATVVAADWPRLAAAYHTRAQLHILDDLLTEEAATGAGSLTGDTEFRQKLKDCDSERRVDLLTDHVIAQVAAAMGLASAHTLDPSVGFFQFGMDSLMSVTLQRSLSESLGETLPASVVFDYPTVEALTDYLATVLPEIIETAGTGNEVDDDLTSTEDAYDDLAEDELLARLSERLS from the coding sequence ATGACCTCAGCTTTCGACGAGGCTGCTGTTCGTCGCTGGTTGGTCGACTACCTGGTCACGAACAACGGTTGCAGTCTTGAGCACATCGAACGCGGCGCGTCGATGCACGACCTCGGGGTGGGATCCCGGGACGCGGTCGTGCTCACCGGCGTGCTGTCGGAGTACCTCGGGCGCACGGTGTCGCCGGTGGACTTCTGGCAGTACCCGACCGTCGATGCGCTTGCCAAGTTCCTCACCGGCGGCGAGGTGGAACCGGCCGGCTCGGCGGACGAGCACGAGCGGTCCGCCACACTGGACGAGCCGATCGCGGTCATCGGCCTCGGTCTGCGCCTGCCCGGCGGCCCCGACCTCGACGGCAACATCGAAGGCCCGGACGCGTACTGGGACTTCCTGACCGAGGGCCGATCCTCGGTGCGCGAGGTGCCCGAGGATCGCTGGTCGTGGTTCGACGACGGCACACCCGAGGGTGCTGCCGCGCTGGCCGGCACGACCAAATGGGGTTCGTTCCTGCGGGACATCGACGCGTTCGACGCGGAGTTCTTCGAGATCATCCCGCGCGAGGCCACCCGCATGGACCCGCAGCAGCGGCTCCTGCTCGAGGTCACCCACGAGGCACTGGAACATGCGGGCATCCCCGCCGACGCGCTCGCCGAGAGCCGCACCGGGGTGTTCGCCGGCGCCAGTGCCGGCGACTACGCGCAGCTCGGCTCGACCGATCTGAGCGGCGTCGACGCGTGGTACGGCACCGGCGGCTCGATCAGCATCATCGCCAACCGCGTCTCCTACTTCTTCGACCTGCGCGGCCCGTCGGTCACCATCGACACGGCGTGCTCGTCATCGCTGGTCGCCATCCACCTCGCCACGCAGAGCCTGCGCACCGGCGACTCCGACCTCGCGCTGGCCGCCGGGGTGAACCTGCTGCTGTCACCGGCCGGCACGCGCAGCCTGGATCAGGCCGAGGCGATGTCACCGACCGGACAGTGCCACGCGTTCGACGCCGACGCCGACGGATTCGTCCGCGGCGAGGGCTGCGGCGTGGCCGTGCTCAAGCGGCTGTCGGACGCGCAGCGCGACGGCGACCGGGTGCTCGCGGTCATCCGGGGCTCGGCGGTCAACCAGGACGGGCGTTCCAACGGCCTGATGGCGCCGAACCCGTCGGCGCAGATGGCCGTGCTGCGGGCGGCCTACGCGGCCGCCGGGGTCAACCCGCGCGACGTCGACTACGTGGAGGCGCACGGCACCGGCACGCTGCTGGGCGACCCGATCGAGGCGCGCGCGCTCGGCACGGTGCTGGGCAAGGGCCGCGCGGTCGACGCGCCGCTGCTGCTCGGTGCGGTGAAATCGAACCTCGGCCACCTGGAGGCGGCCGCGGGCATCGCCGGATTCGCCAAGGCGGTACTGGCCCTGCAGCACAGCAGGATCCCGGGCAATCGCGGGTACCAGACCCCCAACCCGCACATTCCGTTCGAGAAGCTGCGCCTGCGGGTCGTCGACCAGCACACCGACTGGGCTCCCGCGGGACGACCGCGGCGCGCAGGCATCTCGTCGTTCGGGTTCGGCGGCACCAACGCCCATGTCGTGATCGAGCAGGCACCGGTCCCCGTCCCGTCGGACGATGAGGTACCCGGCCCCGTCACCACGCTGGTGGTGTCGGGCAAGACTCCGGAGCGCGTCGCCGCGCAGGCCGCGGCGCTGGCCGACTGGATGTCCGGCGCCGACGTGTCGCAGGCGTCATTGCCTCAGGTCGCGCACACCCTCAACCACCACCGAACCCAGCACTCCCGGTTCGCGACCGTCGCCGCCCGCGACACCGCGCAGGCGATCGCGGGACTGCGGGCGCTGGCCGACGGCCAGTCCGCGCCGGGTGTCGTCGCGCCCGCGTCGTCGGTCCCGCAGCCCGGCACCGTGTTCGTCTACCCCGGGCAGGGTTCGCAGTGGCCGGGCATGGCCCGGCAGCTGCTGGCCGACGAGCCCGCCTTCGCGCAGGCACTGGCCGAGATCGAACCGGTCTTCGTCGAACAGGTCGGCTTCTCGCTGCACGACATCATCGCCGGCGGCGAACCCGTCACCGGCGATGCCCAGGTGCAACCGGTCCTGATGGGCCTGCAACTCGCGCTGACCGAGCTGTGGCGATCCCACGGCGTGCACCCCGACGCGGTGATCGGCCACTCGATGGGGGAGGTCACCGCGGCGGTCGTCGCCGGGGCGCTCACCCTCGCCGACGGTCTCAAGGTCATCGCCAAGCGGTCGTCGATCATGTCCCGGCTGGCTGGGCAGGGGGCCGTCGCGCTGCTCGCCGTCGACGCCGACGAAACCGCGGCGCTGATCGAGGGCCACCCCAGCGTCGAGATCGCCGGGTACCTGTCGCCGCGCCAGACGGTGATCGCGGGCCTGCCGGGCGAGGTCGACGCCGTGATCGCCACGGTCACGTCGCTGAACACGTTCGCCCGCCGCGTCAACATGGTCGTCGCGTCTCACACGGCGCTGATGGACCCGGTGCTCGACGACCTCGCCGCGGCACTGGCCGACGTCGATCCCAGCATCCCGACGCTGCCGTTCCTGTCGACGGTCACCGACCCGGGAGTCAGCCCGGTGCTGGACGCCGACTACTGGGTGGCCAACGTGCGCCGACCGGTCCGGTTCAGCCAGGCCGTCGCGGCCGCGGCGGCCGACCACGGCACATTCATCGAGATCAGCCCGCACTCCACGCTGGGCCAGTCGATCACCGACACCCTGGCCGCGCCTGCCGGCGAGCCGGTCCACCACGTCATCGGCACGCTGGCGCGCGACGGCGACGACACCGTCACGTTCCACGCGAACCTGAACGCGACCCACACGGCGCGCCCGCCGCACACGCCCCACCTCGGCGAACCGCACGTCGCGCTGCCGACGACACCGTGGCGCAGGAGCAGGCACTGGGTCGACGTCCGGCCCCGTCGCGCCGGTGTGGTCCGCTCCGGGGCGTTGCCCACCGACAGCGCCGTGCCCGCCGAGTGGTTCTGCGAGTTGACATGGCCCGCCAAACCCCTTGCCGGACAGCTTGATCCAGCTGTGGACGAGGTGGACAACTGGCTGGTCGTCGGGGATGACGAGCTGGCCGCCGAGATGGCGCGACTGCTCGGCGAGGACGCCGTCACCGCCGGCGGCGCCGACGACGTCGGCTCCGCCACGCACGTGGTGTACGCGCCGTCGGCCGGCGACGAGCTCGGCTACGACGTGTTCGAGACCGGACGCGCGCTGGTGGCCGCGGCCGCCGCCCGGGACCTGCCGCCGACGCTGTACCTGCTGACCCGCAACGCGCAGCCGGTCGCCGAGGGGGACAGGGCCAACGCATCCCAGGCGGTGCTGTGGGGCCTGGGCCGCACGCTGGCGCTGGAGCATCCCGAGATCTGGGGTGCCGTGATCGACGTGGACGAGTCCGTGCCCGCCGTCGTCGCGGCGCGCTGGGTGCTGGCCGAGGCCCACGCCGGTGACGGTGAGGATCAGCTGGTGTACCGGGCAGGCACCCGGCGGGTGGCCCGCCTGGTGCACGCCCTTCCGCCGGCGCCGACCGGCCCGGAGGGCCTCGATCCCGACGGCGCGCACCTGGTGATCGGTGCGACCGGCAACATCGGGCCGGGACTCATCGAGCAGCTGGCGGCGATGGGTGCCAAGACGGTCGTCGCGGTGTCCCGCAATCCCGGCACCCGGCTCGACGACCTCACCGCCCGGCTCGCCGCGACGGGGACCACCGTGGTGACGGCCGCCGCCGACGCGGGCGACGAAGCGTCCCTGCGCGCGGTGTTCGACCGGTTCGGGGCCGACCTGCCGCCGCTGACCGGCATCTATCTGGCGGCGATGAGCGGCGGGCCGGTCACGCTCGCCGACATGACGCACGACGATGTCGTCGCGATGTTCCGGCCGAAGATGGATGCGGCGGTGCTGCTGCACAAGCTGTCCCTCGGGCACCCGGTCGCGCAGTTCGTGCTGTTCTCGTCCATCTCCGGTGTGCTCGGGTCCCGCTGGCTGGCGCACTACGCGGCGACGACGACGTTCCTGGACACGTTCGCGTTCGCCCGGCGCGCCGCCGGGCTGCCCGCCTGCGCCATCAACTGGGGCCTGTGGAAGTCGCTGGCCGACGTGCAGACCGGCTTCGAGAAGCAGGCGACCGAGGAATCGGGCCTGGAGCCGATGGACGACGCCGTCGCCATCACCGCGCTGCGCTCGTTCGTCGGACCGCAGGCACCGGCCAGGGCCACCGTGGTGGCGGCGGACTGGCCCCGCCTGGCCGCGGCGTATCACACCCGGGCGCAGCTGCACATCCTCGACGACCTGCTCACCGAGGAGGCTGCGACAGGCGCCGGATCCCTCACGGGCGACACCGAGTTTCGCCAGAAGCTGAAGGACTGCGACTCCGAACGGCGGGTGGACCTGCTGACCGACCACGTGATAGCGCAGGTCGCGGCGGCAATGGGGCTGGCGTCGGCGCACACGCTGGACCCGAGCGTCGGGTTCTTCCAGTTCGGCATGGATTCGCTGATGAGCGTAACGCTGCAGCGTTCCCTGAGCGAAAGCCTGGGGGAGACGCTGCCTGCGTCGGTGGTTTTCGACTATCCGACCGTCGAGGCGCTCACCGATTATTTGGCAACGGTGCTTCCTGAGATAATCGAGACCGCCGGTACGGGGAATGAGGTCGACGACGATCTCACTTCCACAGAGGACGCCTACGATGACCTGGCCGAGGACGAGCTGCTGGCGAGGCTCTCGGAAAGATTGAGTTGA